In Oreochromis niloticus isolate F11D_XX linkage group LG22, O_niloticus_UMD_NMBU, whole genome shotgun sequence, the sequence tgatcattgatcagtttcatgattgaagtagaaacaggagagggaggggagagaatgagagaagaagaaacagctgtgcagcgtaaacacagaattactccagctttgtgtctttttcattgtagctgaaatacgtgccaaactgtgttccttttcatctcaatacgaaacgcgcaatattttctctgaatacaagACGATTACTGAATCTGTAGAAGCTCCGCAATAGCCACTaccaaacaattgagttatttttacacatctcccttcatctggccaatccaccacctttcagtgtttataccgttagggaaaaaaacgaagaaaaaaacccccatcggcccataaaaacgaaaaatcaccatcggcccaccgggcaaatgcccggtatgcccgatggccagtccagctatgtagcctgcagtcattttttaagctcaccttcagacgctttctgtgctgctgaagtaaaatcaggttttgcTGCTCAGCAGGAGTTGCCGCGGTGTTATCCATGGATGATGAACAAGAATCAGTCAGAAGTGTTCGTCTATGCTCTGTGTCAGGTGCTTTAGTAGATTACTCGCGCTATTAACAGCAGCCGATAGTTTTTTTCTCCCCAGGACATAGCTTACATATTGCTGTAATGTTcttgtctgcttgtttcagaaaagTGAAGAGACGGGAATATGTCCATGTCATAAAACAGCCACTCGCTTCAGCCGAGTCCGACATCTTCCGCTGTAGAATACGACTATGCAGCAAACTGGCGCGAAATGACGTACAGCTGCACTACAGCGATGTTAAAGCGGCAGAGTTTACTTCTAcatttagaagataaattaatgaaattaaataatgatattcagcgagtttaattattttacaatgtaacgcaagtacattgtaagtaactgtaattaaaatacctaaaaatgaacagtaattagttactctactttttcagtggaaaagtaatttaattacagtaacgcgttacgaGTTACCCCCAACACTGTTTATGGGGCACTGCTGGATTGGATCACCTTAGTTTAAGCTTGAAGTCTTGAGCCGCCTGGACACACTGTGTTCACATTACAGCATTTCAGCAAAGTTGAAAAAACTAATCTCAGCTTTTCAGAATGAATGCATGCAGAGAATCCTGTATGAAGGACATGTTGCATATATTTCTGGATAGAGTTAAACGATTATCCTTGTGCTACAGAACAGTTCTTAAGTTTTGGCATATTCAGGAAACAGCTACGAACATCTTAACAGCTAATGTTTATAAAAATCTTTACGTAGTTTCCAAATTACAGGACAACCATGTGTTAAACTCTGTGGAATCCACCACCATATCTAACTGCTTCACTCAATATGGTTTTAAACTCTGTGAAAGTGTTCAGATGCTGCACTGGAAAAGTCACAGTACAAGTGCATGCACTCACAACCGGGTAACAAATGGAGTGATCTCCTAGCCGCTCCTTACATTCGTGGTCAAACTTCCATGTTATTTTGAAATGTCTTTTTTCATCAGGAAGGATGGGAACATGGGATTGGCCGGTCATCCACTGCAGCACATGCTAGACAGCAAGAGACTGGTTTTTCACCACCTGCACCGCCTGTGTTTCCATCTgtgatgtttaaaaatgtttatgaaGTCTAttctaaataaaaagaaatctgaATTACAATGTTTTAAATTAACAACTAAGGATGCTTCCAAGGTGCCCTGCATGTTAAAACAGTAACAAATTGAAAAGATGCATACGGTATATATACAATACTATAGGTATATACAGCTAATACTATATAGTACCTGATATTTCAATCTCTTGTAAGAAACCTTGCAGAAAATTTACAATCTTCCTTTCAGTTCTCTCCCTAGATGTTCCTTTTTCACTGAAATGTGGTTGGCAGTTCATCATATAATCAGCATCTGGCtgtaaataagaaaataaagtaGATTATATTATTGGTATATTGTTGAGTCAAAGCTATTACATAAAAACAGGATAACTACAGTACAGATAAGTGGACTATCTTTCAGATCAGACTGAAGCTGTTATGTTAATATTTACTTTGAGGATGTTCCCAGgaacaaacaaactgtgacaaGCTTCAGGATTTGCAGCCATCAGGCTCACCAGACCATACAGTCCCATGCCCTTTCTAAGCTGCTGTAGCATTGGAATCAGTCTTGTTGTAGAATGTAAGACAATagcactttgaaaaaaaaacaatacaaatatgaaaaagtactttgggggaaaaaaaaggttaatgATGTCGGGTTAATGATTAATGATGTCTGTGACTCTTTTACTCTTACCGGATCATGCTTTCCTTACTATCCATCTTTATCTGGTTTGTGTATCCACAGCTGACAATTTCATCAGCCCACATCATCAGAGACTCTGTATCTGCTGCACCTTCAACCTGAAAATGTATAATGTGAAAGAGAAAATACAGAAGGTGTGAAGTGTTTAAAAACACCATACTCATAATATATCATGTGCCAGAGCTAAACCAGGTGCTCACTTTGCTGATGAGCAGGGAAGATTCCACATCTGCAACATCCTCCTTAGACAGACAGCTGAAGTCCACCTCTCCTGAGCAGAGGAAAAAGGCAGGAGATGGGCCACCTTGGGCGAGGCTGACTGCAATTATTTCACCAACAGTTCTGTAGAGAAATGATTATAATCATTTTCAGTTACCATTTACAAAAATATCAGATACATATTAAATGTAATACACAAAGGTCGTATGTAACCAACCTGAAGTTTTCATTATCAAGATTGGTCAGAGAATACTTGGGATTTTTGCCCTTGTTCTCAGGTCCATCAAAGAATCTGCTTTCAATACCTGAAATCATGTCTTTCATACAAAATATTTTGcaaatttttaagttatccatTATCTATTGACACTAGGACAAAACAGGTAATAGCGACTCACCACACAAAAACTCTTTCCTAAGTGCTCCTGTATCCACGCCTGCCTCTCCAATGAAAACGACTCTAAGCACACTGGTAGGAGATGCAGCtttttttctctgccactgGAGAATGCCTCTGTCTGGAAGGTCTTCTCTGTCCACACACAACTTAAATTCTGTTGTGGTGTCGACTTGTTGTTCAAGGAAACGCAATACATCTTCCATGCTTAACAAAACAGGGTAGAAAATATCCTAAATTCTCAAAGACAAGTAATCATGTTCAGATTAAAAGAGGCTACCACATTAAACATGATTAGAAATTATTGCAGCATATTCTGTGCAACAACctttaaaaacactttaaaataatgtggtcacaaaatgttttatatgaGATTAAACCCCCTGCTATTGTGTAAATGATCTTAcacataattttaataaatagtTCAGCATAATAGTGTGTATGAACTGTGATACGGCAAAAAGTACCTTTCTATTGTGCATACTGAAGTTTGAGCTGGTGTGGATGGAGTTTTGTCACTTGCTGCAGGCACCATGCACTGAAAGCTGTTgacaaaacaaagtaaaaaaaactacatatgTTTACGTGGACTGTAACTGATTAACAATTTCTCATAAATGGTTGAAAAAAGATTAGCTATCCCCACACAGACTAGCATGGACTGTGATCTCATCTTCTGGAAAGTCCTTGGTGCATATTGGACAAATTACCTACAATTTCAAAGAGGGTTACATGTTATGTATATTGGGAAAAGATCATTACTGATCCAAAATGAATTTTAGATACTCTGGATTTTAGTAATGTGCTAGGTTTACCTTGAATTTGCTTTTCACAATGCATAACTGGAATTCCTTTAGAATTAGAAAACAGTAATTGTGATACtatatattttgttgtttttcatcaaAATCAGCAATTCCGTCTCACCGCATCATCAGTCTCATCAGAAAACAATTTTCCTTTGCACGTTTTGATGTGCACTGCAAGCATCTGCAGAGGCATCACTTCATTACACTGGTAACATATCTTCTTTGGCATTGTTGAAAAGTACTGTGAGTCAGGAGGTAGAGGAGATGTGTCTAATGTTTCCTGAAGAGGGACAATGTAAAAAATGGCTTTGCCACCTCCTGACACAGCTTTCAGTGTTCTGACAGAATATCCTTCTGTTTCTGGTGGAATTACAGCGAGCTTTCATCGACCACTGCCACCTTTACTGACAGAAAGAGGATTGGGGAAAAATAGCAAGAACAATTAACCCTCTACAGCATAGCGTTGCCCTGAGGCAACAAACCACATTTTCATGCCTTACACTggcccttaaaaaaaaaaaacttttttttttcaaataatgcTACCAGACACATCTCTTTCCAATAAAATGATGAGTTGAAGATGGTGTGACTTtcattttttggggggaggaCCTCTTTCTGCAAGCTGCACTACATGAGAGACATCTCCATTAGGAGGCAAGATAAAGATCACTATTTTACATGTTTATAgtgaaataaatgtataataaaaaatacttgTATGTGCATGAATATGTTAAGAAGCATATTTGATTGTTTGTTctactttttaatatttatttatacagtaaaaCTGTTAATTTTCATTCGTTGCCTCAAGGCAACACTGCGCAGTTAGCCCAATTTTTTTCAGGCAATATAATGCATTTGCATATGTGTGtacagatgtgtttgtgtgcatttatatGATCATAGTCAatgttttttactttacaatCTACTCATAATTACAAGACATGGATGTAAAAACCTTTTATGGAAGGAAACCAAGGGAATGTGCACTTTCTGTCCTCAGAAAGTGAGGACAGTGAGCTTTCAGGGAGTGACAGTGAAGTAGAGGAGTGGATCCCTAAATGAGGTTTGAGGGACACTTAGGAGCTCAGGTGTCGGGGGTCAGTTGGTAAAgtaactgtgtctgtgtgtgtgttagtgcccacatagcaagcaggtctggccaggatctggtatcaagtcggcactgctggctgacttctggcttgataagacgtatgtcatccagatgtgggccaggcctggcatagatggcactgtctatgtgatggcatgccatatcttgCTTGATTGTGGCTTGGTTTATGTGCCCTAGGCCTACAGAAAACAtgtctggcccagatctggcatcaagctggcacttctgactgactggtgttttggcagagtgtatgtcaaccGGATGTgtgccaggtctggcaatgacgCCACTGTTTATgcgatggcatgccatatctcaGCTTGTAGAGCAGGTTACAAactgatcagaaggttagtgattcgatccctggctcctccagtctgcatgtcaagagtgtgaatgtgtacgaatgtagttaggaagcactcagttaagCGAaagtgggtgaatgtggcatgttgtatagagcactttgagtaat encodes:
- the LOC109194596 gene encoding G2/M phase-specific E3 ubiquitin-protein ligase-like; amino-acid sequence: MVPAASDKTPSTPAQTSVCTIESMEDVLRFLEQQVDTTTEFKLCVDREDLPDRGILQWQRKKAASPTSVLRVVFIGEAGVDTGALRKEFLCDMISGIESRFFDGPENKGKNPKYSLTNLDNENFRTVGEIIAVSLAQGGPSPAFFLCSGEVDFSCLSKEDVADVESSLLISKVEGAADTESLMMWADEIVSCGYTNQIKMDSKESMIRAIVLHSTTRLIPMLQQLRKGMGLYGLVSLMAANPEACHSLFVPGNILKPDADYMMNCQPHFSEKGTSRERTERKIVNFLQGFLQEIEISDGNTGGAGGEKPVSCCLACAAVDDRPIPCSHPS